A window of the Glaciimonas sp. CA11.2 genome harbors these coding sequences:
- a CDS encoding cobyric acid synthase: MIFPYKTLMIQGTTSDAGKTTLVAALCRLLARRGIKVVPFKPQNMALNSAVTVGGGEIGRGQALQALAAGLPPHTDMNPILLKPSSDIGAQVIVHGHVRADMNARDYHQYKTTAMTAVLESYHRLAAQYEAIIVEGAGSPAEINLRARDIANMGFAEAVDCPVVLIADIDRGGVFAHIVGTLDCLSDSERARVVGFVINRFRGDISLLQGGLDWLEARTGKPVLAVLPYLHGLTLDAEDAIQSEQNGKGAFRVIVPLLPRISNHTDFDALRAHPQVDLRFIAAGQPLPPADLIILPGSKNTRGDLAWLRENGWPEALQRHLRYGGKVIGICGGFQMMGKSVMDRHGVEGTAGVTDGLGLLEMETEMTLNKQLTQVAGRCAFADAKVSGYEIHMGISHGAALSRPAFFIDDSNEVSGRSAAEGARSADDQILGTYLHGVFDTPEALRAVLAWAGLGDAVPLDLMALREASIDRIADATLPLLRALEKLR, encoded by the coding sequence ATGATCTTTCCCTATAAAACGCTGATGATTCAGGGAACAACCTCGGACGCTGGCAAGACCACTTTAGTAGCGGCTTTGTGCCGCTTACTGGCGCGTCGCGGGATAAAGGTAGTGCCTTTTAAACCGCAAAATATGGCGCTCAATAGCGCAGTCACCGTGGGTGGTGGAGAAATCGGACGCGGTCAGGCCTTGCAGGCGTTGGCGGCGGGACTGCCACCGCATACCGACATGAATCCGATTCTGTTAAAGCCATCCAGTGACATCGGCGCGCAGGTGATTGTGCATGGGCATGTGCGGGCCGACATGAACGCACGCGACTACCATCAATACAAAACCACGGCGATGACAGCGGTGCTGGAGTCGTATCACCGTCTGGCAGCGCAATATGAGGCGATCATCGTGGAAGGCGCAGGAAGTCCCGCTGAGATCAATTTGCGGGCGCGGGATATCGCCAATATGGGCTTTGCCGAGGCGGTCGATTGTCCGGTCGTGCTGATTGCGGATATTGATCGTGGCGGCGTTTTTGCCCATATTGTAGGGACGCTGGATTGTCTGTCCGATAGCGAGCGTGCGCGTGTGGTGGGCTTTGTGATTAATCGTTTTCGGGGTGATATAAGTCTGTTGCAAGGCGGTTTGGATTGGCTTGAGGCGCGCACAGGAAAGCCAGTGCTGGCGGTGTTGCCGTATCTGCATGGCCTGACCCTGGACGCCGAAGATGCGATCCAATCGGAACAAAACGGGAAAGGCGCATTTCGCGTGATTGTGCCCTTGTTGCCACGCATCAGTAATCACACTGATTTTGACGCCCTACGTGCGCATCCTCAAGTTGATTTACGGTTCATTGCAGCGGGTCAGCCGCTTCCTCCCGCTGATCTGATTATTTTGCCGGGCAGCAAAAATACGCGTGGTGATCTGGCATGGCTGAGGGAGAATGGATGGCCAGAGGCATTGCAGAGACATTTGCGCTACGGCGGCAAAGTGATCGGTATTTGCGGTGGCTTTCAGATGATGGGCAAAAGTGTGATGGATCGGCATGGCGTGGAAGGCACTGCTGGCGTGACGGACGGGCTCGGATTGCTGGAGATGGAGACCGAAATGACGCTCAACAAGCAATTGACGCAGGTTGCGGGCCGCTGTGCGTTTGCAGATGCCAAGGTAAGTGGATATGAAATACACATGGGTATTTCACATGGCGCAGCACTTTCCAGGCCTGCGTTTTTTATTGATGATTCAAATGAAGTCTCTGGACGGAGTGCGGCAGAAGGCGCTCGATCAGCCGATGACCAGATTCTTGGTACTTATTTACATGGGGTTTTCGACACGCCCGAGGCTTTGCGCGCTGTATTGGCTTGGGCTGGTTTGGGGGACGCAGTGCCGCTCGACCTAATGGCGCTGCGAGAGGCAAGTATCGATCGTATCGCTGACGCAACACTCCCACTATTAAGGGCTTTGGAAAAATTGCGTTGA